In Aspergillus fumigatus Af293 chromosome 2, whole genome shotgun sequence, a genomic segment contains:
- a CDS encoding glutamine--tRNA ligase, protein MASTGETTLPERPKEAAAPAEQSPAPAGEKPSEEKSAKAPKPKAPKQKAPKNPDGKNNNNNGKKGGGKPKAANAKEAATDLRSVDPDAMFKVGFLADVYQERPISEKHPKIRTRFPPEPNGFLHIGHSKAIAVNFGFAKYHGGECILRFDDTNPEGEEEIYYRGIEDIVSWLGYKPVRVTNASDNFDRLYELAKELIRRDGAYVCHCTKAEIKAQRGEADGARGKARYACPHRSRPIEESLQEFEAMKEGKYKAGEAALRMKMDLDDPNPQMWDIFAWRILDVDQKGHFRTGGQWKMYPTYDFAHPLCDSIEEITHSLCTVEFEMSRQSYEWLNDKLDVYRPMQREYGRLNLTGTVLSKRKIIELVKKGYVRGWDDPRLYTLIAIRRRGIPPGAILSFVNNLGVTKATAIVQTAKLDQIVRQYLETTVPRLMVVLEPLKVVISNLPDGYEEMVEVPFSKDPAFGSHLVPFTKNVYIERSDFREEDSPDYFRLAPGKTVGLLKVPFPITATAFDKDPQTGAVTCVYAHYEKPEEGSDGPAKKAKTYIHWVGESAAHKSPVKAEVRAFNSLFKSNDPSAHPDGFLADINPDSEEIYEGAYIDIGFHDVSKSAPWPKTSGETGGEVNPYSIRFQGMRTAYFCVDTDSTADNVVLNRIVTLKDTQGKT, encoded by the coding sequence ATGGCATCAACAGGAGAAACTACTCTTCCCGAGCGACCAAAGGAGGCAGCTGCTCCTGCAGAGCAGAGCCCTGCCCCCGCAGGTGAAAAGCCCTCTGAAGAGAAGTCCGCCAAAGCACCCAAGCCGAAAGCTCCCAAGCAGAAGGCACCCAAGAACCCCGACGGCAAAAACAATAACAAcaatggcaagaagggaGGCGGCAAGCCTAAGGCCGCCAACGCCAAAGAGGCCGCAACTGATCTGCGCTCTGTCGACCCCGACGCCATGTTCAAGGTCGGCTTCCTCGCAGATGTATACCAGGAACGGCCCATCTCCGAGAAACACCCCAAGATCCGGACTCGGTTCCCTCCCGAGCCCAACGGCTTCCTGCACATCGGTCACAGCAAGGCAATTGCGGTCAATTTCGGGTTCGCGAAGTACCATGGCGGCGAATGCATCCTGCGCTTCGATGACACGAACCCCgagggtgaggaggagatatACTATCGCGGTATTGAGGATATTGTGAGCTGGTTGGGATACAAGCCTGTCCGGGTCACTAATGCTAGTGACAACTTCGACCGACTGTATGAGCTTGCGAAGGAGCTTATCCGACGAGATGGTGCCTATGTGTGCCACTGCACCAAGGCGGAGATCAAGGCCCAGCGTGGCGAGGCGGATGGTGCGCGGGGCAAAGCGAGGTATGCGTGCCCTCACCGATCGCGACCTATTGAGGAGTCGCTGCAGGAGTTTGAAGCTATGAAGGAGGGCAAGTACAAGGCGGGAGAGGCTGCGCTGCGTATGAAGATGGATTTGGACGATCCGAACCCTCAGATGTGGGATATCTTCGCGTGGCGTATTCTGGACGTCGACCAGAAGGGCCACTTCCGCACTGGTGGCCAGTGGAAGATGTATCCTACGTACGACTTTGCGCACCCTCTCTGTGACAGCATCGAGGAGATTACACACTCCCTTTGCACGGTTGAGTTCGAGATGTCGCGCCAGTCTTATGAGTGGCTCAACGACAAGCTGGATGTTTACCGGCCGATGCAGCGTGAGTACGGTCGCCTGAATCTCACAGGGACTGTGCTATCGAAGCGTAAGATTATTGAGCTGGTCAAGAAGGGTTATGTGCGGGGATGGGACGATCCTCGCCTCTACACGCTGATTGCCATCCGCAGACGCGGTATACCTCCTGGCGCTATTCTCTCCTTCGTCAACAACCTCGGTGTCACCAAGGCTACTGCCATCGTCCAGACGGCCAAGCTTGACCAGATTGTCCGTCAGTACCTGGAGACTACCGTGCCACGTCTGATGGTTGTTCTCGAGCCCCTCAAGGTTGTCATCTCAAACCTGCCCGACGGCTatgaggagatggtggaggTCCCCTTCTCCAAGGACCCTGCTTTCGGCTCCCATCTCGTGCCTTTCACCAAGAATGTCTACATTGAGCGCAGTGACTTCCGCGAAGAGGACTCGCCCGACTACTTCCGTCTTGCTCCTGGAAAGACCGTTGGTCTTCTGAAGGTGCCTTTCCCGATCACCGCCACCGCGTTTGACAAGGACCCTCAGACCGGCGCGGTTACCTGCGTCTACGCACATTACGAGAAGCCCGAAGAAGGCTCTGACGGCCCTGCCAAGAAGGCGAAAACGTATATCCACTGGGTTGGCGAGTCGGCCGCCCACAAGAGCCCCGTCAAGGCCGAAGTTCGCGCGTTCAACTCTCTCTTCAAGTCCAACGACCCCAGCGCCCATCCTGACGGATTCCTGGCCGATATCAACCCCGATTCCGAGGAGATCTATGAGGGCGCCTATATCGACATTGGATTCCACGATGTCTCCAAGTCGGCTCCCTGGCCCAAGACGAGTGGTGAGACCGGGGGCGAAGTGAACCCCTATTCCATTCGATTCCAGGGTATGCGGACCGCATACTTCTGTGTGGATACGGATTCGACGGCGGACAATGTGGTCTTGAATCGCATCGTCACTTTGAAGGATACTCAGGGTAAAACCTGA